Within Acinetobacter sp. LoGeW2-3, the genomic segment AACAGCAGAAAGATAAAGAAAAAAAAGGAAAAAGTAGCAGCATCCTTTTTAAGGACTACGGCGAACGCTATTTAAATGAAGTTATTAAGAAAGATAGAAAAGATCCATATAACATGGTTCTTTATTTAAACAATGATATCTACCCATTTATGGGGCATATCACTATTAAAGATATCTCTATAGAAGATGTACGTCGTGTGATTTGGCGTAAAAAGGAACAGGGATATGACGCAGCAGCTAATCAAGTTAGAGGCTTGCTAAAACGTATGTTTGATTATGCGGTAACGCTTGGATTGGTCCTTTATAACCCTATTTTGGCAATTCCATCACGCCATGTATTCAAAAGTAAGCCCAGAGATAGATATTTAAGTACGGATGAAATCCGTAAATTCTATACCACTGTTTTAGACTCACGTATCTATAGAGCGAGAAAGCTAGGTTTATTGTTGTCGTTACTTACGCTGCTGAGAAAATCAGAATTATTGAGAGCTGAATGGTCCCATATAGATTTTGATAAGCGGATATGGCTTATTCCAGAAACAAAGGCAGACAGTAGAACTGGTAACAGTAGAAAAATGATTGTTTATATGTCAGACCAGGTTATTGAGATTCTAAAAGAACTTAAGACTATTGCTAGAGATGAGCCTTATGTATTTGTTGGAAGAAAACGTGGCACACATGTCAGTCATAACGTGCTGAACACTGCTCAAAAAACAGCAATAAGATTTACTGATGTACCTCATTTTACTATTCATGATTTACGTAGAACGGCGAGCACTCACCTGAATGAGCAAGGGTTCAATCGTGATGCAATCGAGAAATGTTTGAATCACTCAACTTCTGGTGTCCGTGCTGTGTATAACAAAGCTGAGTATGCAAATGAACGTATCCAGATGATGCAAAAGTGGAGTGATTTCGTTTTTTCGGTGATTTATGAGTCAAATTTGATATTTTTTAATGGAGGTACAAAGGCAAACTGATTGTTTTTTGCTCATTTAAATAGTGGATAAATTATTAAATTTTCAGCCCATATTTTTGGTAGGCAAATACCTTGATATTCAA encodes:
- a CDS encoding tyrosine-type recombinase/integrase, with the protein product MPKISGLFFSTDREIQNLKPQEKRYSVKDKLNNGLFIEVKESGIKSWHYRYTFDGKQERLVIGRYPDLSLKDARLIRDESAAMVAKGISPKQQKDKEKKGKSSSILFKDYGERYLNEVIKKDRKDPYNMVLYLNNDIYPFMGHITIKDISIEDVRRVIWRKKEQGYDAAANQVRGLLKRMFDYAVTLGLVLYNPILAIPSRHVFKSKPRDRYLSTDEIRKFYTTVLDSRIYRARKLGLLLSLLTLLRKSELLRAEWSHIDFDKRIWLIPETKADSRTGNSRKMIVYMSDQVIEILKELKTIARDEPYVFVGRKRGTHVSHNVLNTAQKTAIRFTDVPHFTIHDLRRTASTHLNEQGFNRDAIEKCLNHSTSGVRAVYNKAEYANERIQMMQKWSDFVFSVIYESNLIFFNGGTKAN